The genome window ATATGAGAACGTTCTACTCTAGTGTGCACCATTTTCTCAAACCACCAAGGACACTTTCCCCAAGGGAACTGATTAGCTCTTTCTCAGTTTTAAAATATGAAGTAACTTTGATAAgcaattaaacattttctgttGTCTCCACTCTGGCTTTGTTTTATGCCTTTCAAGTCTGTATTTTTGGATCTAACCCGCATAAACACTGCATAACACAATGTTAGAGCTGCGGTTATTGTACCCTCTAGCATCAATCTTCCTCTCAGATGTGTAAAACCCTGTGTTTGCGTACTACTACATCATAATAGCAGGGTTATCATTATCAAATGATCATTATCAGCTCTCAtggaaaggggggggggggggggggggggggggggggggggggggtgttgttccaaaaaatgctttttcttctgctgttttctgtctgtgcaCTTCAAAGGATGTGCTTCCACCGGATTTCCATAACTTTTTATCTGTAATCTGTTCCTAATGAGCGATGTATATCTAAACCATTTCCACGTCTCATTCTCCTGCTATATTGTTGCAAAATGTAGAAAAGGGAGGCATGGGGAGTTTTTCTAACACTGAAATGAGCCAATTAATGGTGTCCAAACCAACGCAGCCACAAATACTTCTGAGGGCCACAGCCTGTTTGACATATATGCTACTGGGTAACTGCATTTGTGCAAAACAAATGATTACTctgctacatatgtttttgccTTATTTTACTCTCACTGTTTTCATGCAGCAGATGCAGTAAAGTGTGCAGAAACCTGAGCTGGCTGAGTGATGCAGACTAATATTGAATGCTCAAAGCAATGAATAAGAAGAGTCGTcaaaatgtgcaatacaatGCAAAAAGACTTTAATAAATTTCAGAAGcgcacacatacataaacaaaacatttacagttttctccacactggcaaatcaaaatcaattacAAAGATCATGTAAGGTGCATATTGTACTTCACATTGAATAAAAGTGAGGTTGTCTGTCTCCCTTACAAGGACAAAAGCCCTCCCCACAtatgagtatttttttctttttccccaaAGATCAGGCAAATCTAATCATTACACAGTGCTAGGATGCTATGTATATTTCATACTGTGGCTCCTACGCAGTAGTGAATACATTTGATACCATAATTACATGAATATACCTCCTTCAATAATAACAACCTGCCTCAAAGAGAGGCAACACACATAAaattaaaagctttaaaatagaCATAGTCTGCAGAAGCTGACATATTAGGACTGGAACAAAGTCAGAAAGGCTTCCGGTCTGTCCGGTAATTTCATTACAACTATATATAGTCTCTCACAAGGGGGGAAACAGCCTCTGGTCCAGTCCATCTGTACATTTCCAATTGAATACACAGGCTATGTCCATTTTAATGACTCTAATTCTATGGTTATATGTATGTACTGTAGGTGTCTTTTATGTCTTACCTATCAAAGCAGTCTTTAGCTTACCAATTAACAGAACTATTGAACAACAATGCTGCTAACCCATCAAGCCATTTACTGGTGTATACTGTAGAAATGATTCTAGCCAGGACATACTGTACCATAATAATTCTATAGGTGTAACAGTAGAAGCGAACTGATGCTCAGAACAAAATGCCTATAAGAAGTAGTAAGTGCACCATCGTGGCTTTCTGTCAAATGTTAACTTATTGCTGTTTCTAAACTGAAGCCTGGATTACCTTTTCATTTTGGTGTTTGATGTTCTTCTCATCAGAAAATTTCTTTTGTCAGTGTAAATAAGTGCACAATGTCTTTTTTGCTTAAGCCCCACAAATCATTTTAAACACTGCCTGaggattattttcttttttttttttttttgccatctgGAGACATTTTAACGTAGATCTCACAGGTTAAATCACTTCCGAATTGAAAGCGACACACAAAAAGGTCAGGCTTAGTGCTCTTCAAATCTGCCCTACATAAACAGCTTTTGATTATAACCCCAGCAGTTAGTCCCTTGTGATTGTGGCTTAGCTCAAAAGTATTAAACTTGTCCTACCATTCATCGCACTGTAATAAGAGTGTGGAGATTGGTAGCATGGTTTGAAAAAGCTCTAGAAATAGTGGTCGTATTGTGGGGTGATACGTGTTTCTGTAACGTCGGCCACGCTTGTCACTAATGATGCAATCAGAGGCATCGCGAGTGGGACAGAAAGAGGCGAAGGTTGACAGTAAACATACACTGTGATGTGGCCTCCATACTAATGTCTACAGGTTGTAGACTCTGCAGCATAAATACACTATAAAGTCATTATTAGTCCCAAGAGCAAGCCCAGAAAGAGCCACGTCAAATGATACAAAAATCAGaaagtaagaaaataaaatggcCACCAGGCAGTTTTGAAAACAAGGCAAAGAAATGGaatcaataaatataaacaccATCAACTCTGTGAtagatatacatacatacatataaacatacTTTACAGATCTACTGACTGTATTTAGACACCTATTTTACAGAGTGGGTGCTGGAGAGGGACATTTTTCGAGGAGGGTTCAGGGCATACAGTATCGTCCTCACTGACACAGGTAAGTAATAGCATAGGACTCAATAAAGCATTTCAAACTTTCAACAGATTCACAGGAGGAGCTTTGTCAAGTTTCAGGCAGGCAACATGAAGCGTCTCTCTTTTTCTGATTTcccccctccccttcctctctccAAGTTCATTTTTTCCCTCGATTGTATGAAGAGGTGGGGTTTGAGGCTGCAGAGACAGTAAAGTACTTGTTTCACCTCTTCAGTTCTcgccttccttctttcctccctctgccctctctctctctctcttttctctctttttctcgcTTTAGGTAGTGGGAGCTAGAGATTGATTTTAATCCTGTGGGAGCGAGCTGTACCTGTGCCACAGAGTGTGCCATAGTGTGGTGGTTTCAGTGCCGTCTCCTGAAatatagagagacagacagatataggGAGATTGTAGTTACAATATCATCGAGCTCTGAGCAGCCTAAGCTGTAGCCTTATCAGTGTGAGGCTACACTgaacactgaataaaaatcTCCGAAGAGAGtgtagaagataaaaaaaaagcattcttCAAGGCACGGCTGGCAATCAAGTCATTATCTTGTCAGGTTTCCTTGAAGAATGCTACAAGTGTCACAAGCTTGTGCATTTTTCCTGTACTTATCAGAGCATGCAATCTTATCCAATTATCACTcccaatttgtcttttttgtctcccACCACACTAGTGCACCACTCTTCATTTCCCCTCAAAAAGCCATTTGGATCAATTTAGGCCCACTCTTTCTTTCGGACCCTTGCCAGTGGGTCCTCTGATATGTACAGAATATGACATTTTGCTGTTCCTAAGGAGGTTATAGCAACACATCTGCCAATATCTGAATCAGGACCTGATAGTGCTTACATTAGCAAAGGCACATTGATGCACAGATGCAATGACtcaacagaaataaaaggaaaaaaaaaacaaaaaaacaatgacaataaaataaaataaagccatAATGGGTTTGCAAGGATTATATCCTGGCACTGGATTTGATTAACAAGCCTGGTTAGCCTTTTAAAATCATGGCTTCCACCCCTGGCTCTGCACCCGCTATGAGTCAGCACAATCGCTTTGTCATCAGACCATGGGTGGCTAGTGTGAAAGGCCCATACCTTCTCCCACACAAATAAATGACGCTATGCAAAGATTTTCGTGCCCTTGTTATCCAATGCatgtataatgtgtttttttccattttttttttttacaacgatAGTATAATAAATTGCATTATAAATAAGGCATAACTACAACACTTGTGGTCTAAGGTGTTTCATCTGATTGCAATGTATGTGATACTACAGAAACACTCCTATACTGAGTCATAGGAGGTTAGTTTCGTTAAGCATTGACCTCTACGTGTTACAGGCCAAACAAAAGAATGTATTAGCCTTTTTACTCCCTGCATATTCATGATGATGTCTGAGATCACTCAAGCAGGGTGGTACTCGTTTGATCTTCCTCCGCTAAAGCACATAGTCTCACAAGAGCTCCTCATCACTGGAGGCAGATTGACCTCTAATATCACGGGGTAGGGGTTAAAAGAAAATGATGAGATGCGTAAAAatgagaggggaggagaggggagggagggagggaggcctGCATTTGCAAATACAGCCTCTCGCTGTATAATGAAGCCATATGGTGACACAAATCTGTGGTCTCTGAAGTATTTTTACAAGCCTTACTCTTTATCAGCTACATCTGTAAAGTCCCTGAAAACATTTTGGTGACCTTCAACCATAATTATCTCCTCCTGCGTGCCCTCCGTGTAGTTATTTCATGGGTGGGCTTTTTCTTTCTCAGCTGCTTTAGGTGTGTGGGAGCGTGTGGGGCAATGAGAGATCACTGTAAAGGCACTAAAGCACCATCTGTCACTCCGAAAgaacaaaaaggaaaacaagacaACCTGCCTGTGATCTTCACTTTTGGACTTGTGGTATTAGGTTTAGGCTCAAGAGAGACTGAATGCCTGGCGTTGACAGACCAAATGCAGCTTTTTGTTTTAAGAGACACACTTGAAATAAACTCTTGAAATTCTAGAGTGCTAAAATATTCTCTTTTTTACCTCCTCAGATAAAAGCAACaaccacacttttttttaaaggagtgttgttttttttaagtgttcttCTTTAGACTTTGAAAATAGATTTTACTTCTAAAGGAGCATGAAGATGAAACCGAGCAGAGATGAAATTATAATAGCTTCAACAAACAGGACAGCTGGCCATCTATTGTCACATCACTTCCTGAGAACGTGATTCACCCAAGGATAGTACGTGGCATCGCTGATAATCTTAAAGGACGGCTGCCTTTTTTCTCCGTTCTTATCAGCCTCATTCGAAACCTAATTACGGTGATTTTAATCATACTGTATTACGAGTGATTAACCCTTTAGTGCATTTAATTAACCTTTGCAGCCAACGATTCTCATCAGGCAAAGCttcatgcaattttttttccatgacacaggctttaaataagcacaCTTAAAACTGGTGGGAAATCTAATGTCTAAAGTGGGAGGCATCACTTGTCAATTGCTCAAGGGGACAGAAGAAAAATTGATGTATTATCAGCTTAACATCACTGTGGATATAGTTGGTAAGTGGAACCAATGTGGACATACTatcttttttgataatattcaaattttggGAGCATGTGACACCAAAATATAAGAATATTATTCCCACTAAACCTGACCTTGCTAAGATGAATGAATACATACACAGTACCTTTGAAATAAACTGATTCAAACAGAGCTTGATGATTTGGGAGAATGTTTACTAATCATATAttcattgattttaaattatttcgACAAAAATACTCCACTCTGATCAGCGACATAAgtgaaaatcaatttaaatCCTTGATGCATAAAATTCATGAAGGATAATAATTTCAGAATTGTAGAACACTGAcggaatatttctgcatatttcAGGGCAGTCGCTACCAGTAAGAGGGGAAAATCATTCTGACAACTCGTCAGTGTGTCGTATAAACACATTATGAATTAAATCTTTGGTACCAAGGGCATGTAGTTGGTTTATGTATAATGTACCATGGCAGAGCATAGCTTTTAACCAGGATTTCAAATAAAAGGTGGATGAAGGGGAATGACTATCAACTCTGTGTGGGTGTCTTCATAAATTATCCTAAGCACAATACTTCACGGGATCAACAGTCATTTATCAAAACTATGCCATGAGGAATTTGAACGCTTGCTAGATGTCACAGAGAAGCGTACTGggagcaaaaaagacagaaatgaacCAAAGATCTGAAAACTGTGTGCAATATGAGgctagacacaaacaaaaagcaaGCACCTCATCAAACAAAATCAATTATTGATGCAATATCATGAAATTGACCCAGAATTGGATGAATGGCAGTTGTGATAATTAtgatcaaaacaacaaaaacgaaAGCCAATGCAACCGAGCAACAACCAAACCCTCaaatcataaaaagaaacaaagtgggaaacaaaaaatgaaaatggtggAAAATGCCAACAAAATCAACGGCGATGTTTGACACAGAGGGGAAATATGGACACACATATCAGTATGAATAAATTGCTACCCCGTGTAGTCACGCCTGATTAGTGCCATTGTGCTGCTGATAGCAGGTCAAATATCAACATGTACAGACTCTGCCATGTGTTAGGGACACAATGGTGttcctctctcacacaaacGACATCACATAACCGCCGCAAACCTTTGATGATGTCATAACAGCATCTCCTATGTGAGGTAATTTAAAGAATGTAAAgaatgtgtatatacatatgccGTTTATAACAATAATTGGGGTCATTAAAGTAGAGCATTTATGGGCTAAATGCAACATCGGCCTGGCAGGCTTTTTATGGACTACTGCTCCCTTGGTGTTGAAGTATATTGGTCTCAAGGCTCTGCGTCACCTTGATCCCTATGACCCCCTCCCCCCGCCCCAAGAAGTACTCAGTCTTCCCCGCAGCGCTCTGCTCTGGCTGTCAGCACTGAGCAAGGCCACCTCTCCTTACCTctgatttacatttatttccctcgccagcttttatttattggggCACTTCGCATTTGGCACATATCTCTTACGGAATCATAAGCCCTTTGCTGTACCTTGGCATTCAAATGAGCTTCTCTCCTACAAAAGCCTCACAAGCTAAGACAGCACTTAATATTTTGAGGACAGAATCCACAAAAAGTGGAGCTATTTATCAAGTTGTTTTAGCACGTCAAGAGCACATTTGTattttggggggttttgtgCTATTATCTTCACACTTTTTGCCCAGATGAATACCTGATAAATTGTCACTGTAGCtgccatatttattttttgctctgCCTTGTTTAAGCATGTCAGTCAAATATATTAGCACACAGCAGCATCATTCGCCCTTGACCTCGAATGCATCAGTGGAGAGTTCAATCATCGTCGCCTATCCCAGGCTCTTCTAAATCAGGCTACATTGCCACCAACCACTCATGCTGAAGTTTAAAAGCTAGCCATCATAATTGCACTGCTGCCATTACTCAAGCTTTTGAATATGAAATTAACCTGCATGTATTTTTGTAAATGATTATGCAATTATGGTTGCTTATGAAGGAGGGTGAATACATGAATTAATAACAATCAGTACAGTGAGAGGTTTGCTGTATTAATTGCCACAAATGACGTTTTATTCGTACATTTTGTTGCACGCTTATTTTTAAGTGCAAATGACATTCATGTAGACATGGTCATGGTCTGTGTGGGAAAATCCCCTGGCTCCATGCTGCCACCCTCCCCCTTTCACATCACCTACCATGGGACAGCAAGGGGAGTGTGAGTGGGGACTAGTGTGGGTGGGTTTAAAAAGGAAGTCATGAATTACCTGTCGGGTGGTGATTTGCCCTGCAGTCTTGAATCCCCCCTGACAGCTGCACTCTGAGACACTGTACGGGTCGGAGCTAGTCGATGAGCACTTGGAGAGTGAGTCACAGCCCACCACGAACGTGTTGTCCAAGGGGAGCTCCTGGATCACATGGTGTTTCTTTGGGGCCACTGGAGTCTCCGGTTTGATTTGAAATGTAGGCTGAGGGGACGCGGACTTGTAATGCTTGGCTAAATCTGGGCTGTCGGGTTTGAAGGTGGTAGGCGTGGTGGCCCAGTTGTACTTCCCCATGGTTTGCTCCTCTAACTCCACAGGGAGGTCCAGCGTGCCATTAACATGCTCATGGGTGGGGTCGTCAGGCTTGGATTCATCTATGGTCACAAAGTTCAAGAGGAGGCTCTTTGGGGATcgcttctttctcttcttcttcttcttgatcTGACGGTTGTCTTGGTTGGGTGACACCCACTCGCCGCTCTGCTTGCCCTTCTGTACCACTTTGTGTCGCGGTGTCTGTCGGCAGCGCACCAAGGCAGTCACAAATATCACCAAGATGACAGTCATGGTCCCTGCTATGATTGCTATGACAACAATCACATATCCGTTGGCTTGAGGTGTTACCTCGCTGTCCCCTATGTTACGATCCAATGGTGTCTCCATGCTTTTTCGCAGCTGCTCTTGGATAAAGGTAGCATTTGATACAGTGTCATTGACAAACAAGTGAATAAGTGCGATGGCGTGTAATGACTCAGGCTGGCCTAGATCTTTGACCTTGACTACCAGCCTGTGCAGCCCCTGATCAGCTGCCACTATTTTCTCCTGCAGTGTTATGTTACCCGTTGTTTTGTCGATGGCAAAGAGACCTCGAGGGGAGACCCTagatgtgatgatgatgctgcTGATAATGCTGTACTGCAGCTCAGCATTCATACCTGTGTCATTGTCAATGGCAAACACTCTGGTGACCACAGCGCCAGGGGTGGTGGTGGTCCGCACTAGGTCATAAGAGTAATTGGAGGATGGGATGACGAACACGGGGCGATTGTCGTTCACATCGACTACGTTGATAGTGACCTTGGCGTAGGAGGAGCTCGGAGGTTGCCCTCCATCAACTGCCTTGACCATAAATGTGTAGGAACTCTGTTGCTCCCTATCAAAGGTGATATTGGGTTTGATCACACCGGTTTGAGGGTCGATGATGAAATTATCTTTCCCATTCAAAACAGACAGGGTTATAATCGCATTATCTCCCGCGTCTGCATCCGTCACTGTGATTAGGCCCACAGTTCCAAAGAGAGGCAGGTTCTCAGGCACATAGAAGTTGTACTCGGGGTGTGTAAAAGCTGGGCTGTTGTCATTAAGGTCCTGGACGATTAGCCTGACAGTGACATTGCTCTGCAGGGACGTGGAGCCATTGTCCCTTGCTATGACAGTGAATGAGTACCTCTCCTGCTTCTCTCTGTCCAGTCGTTTGCCAACGGAGAGAATTCCTGACCGTCTGTCTATGTTAAACCCGTCAGGCGCATCAGGGCCAAGAGTATAAATAATCTCAGCATTATGTCCGCTGTCTGCGTCAGTGGCGCTGATTTTTATTAACTGTGTAGAGGGGTCATTGTTCTCCGGTATGGAAAGTTGGATTTCCGGCTGGGGGAAGATGGGAGCATTGTCGTTCTCATCCTTGATTTTAATTAAAACCATAGCTGAAGTGTTCAAAGGAGGCGTCCCTCTATCCGAGGCCACTATCTTAATTGCATATTCTCGAGTCGTCTCATAATCTAGGGGGGCAGCTGTCTCTAGTAAGAATTGGTCATTAAAGACAGGCTTCAACCGAAAAGGAACATCATGGTCAGTGTAGCAAGCTACTTTGCCGTAAAGATCTGCATCCTTGTCAGTAACAGTGATGAGTGCTATTTTGGTGTTGAGAGGTGCATTCTCAGACAGCAGAACAGTCCCATTAACCAGGTTGATAATGTAGCGAGTGTCTATGGAGGGAACATTGTCATTAACGTCTGTTACATTGACAATCACCGTGGCTCTGGAGGGGGTGGAGCTGCCATCGCTGGCGAGGACGATGAGTTTGTGAACAGGAGTTACCTCCCTGTCCAGCGGCTGCTTCACAGTGATCAGTCCCGTCGAGCTGTCGATGGCAAAGTGGCGTTTAGTCGAGGCAGAGATCTGGTTGCTGAAGGCGAAGTGGATCTGTGCGTTGGAACCCAGGTCTGCATCCGAGGCGTGAAGCTGAGCGACCGACGTCCCCATGGGGGCGTTCTCCGGCACCGTGACCTCCAGCTCGCTGTCCTTGAAGACGGGACGATTGTCATTGACGTCAGAGATGGTGACCTGGAGGATGGCGGTGCTGGACTTGGGAGGGTTGCCGCCATCCTCGACCTTAATCTTCATGACAAAGGTGTCCTTCTGCTCACGATCCAGGTTCTGCTGAACGATAAGCTGCGGCCACTTGTCGCCCTCGGGAGTCTCTATGATGTCTAAGCCAAACTCGCTGACACTCTGCAAAGACAAGACAACATTTTGAGTTAAGTTTGTTCCGTTTAGTActcaaaaaagttttgttttgatgttttattttttgtttttacgaTATGAAATGAGTTTCTTTGGTTTGAGGGTGGTGCAATATGGAATAGATTTGTtaaaatcaaaatatacttGACTTAAGCATTGTGCTGATGAAAAATTTCCCTGCCCACAAATCTTATTTTACAGACttcagaaaaaacatttctttggtAGAGATCCTCACAAAATATCACACTATGATCATTTGAATATAATTTTCAATGAATATTagaataatgatacaaaaagggtttctCCCTCATGGCTTGTGAGTCATATCACAATTGCagtatcagtcaaaataatcacattttgaatttttttcctccaaatcaTGCAGCCTTATTGTAAAGCCATGCTTGACATAATATACCACGAGTAAGAATATCACATTTTCACTTGggcaatattaaaaaaaggtacagaTCCGTAGTGATGTGTAATATATTCTGCAGCATTCTTCcttctgtttttgttctcaGAGTGTAGATTTGTCAATTGTCTTAGAAAGCCAAACAGCTTGTCAAGGTTTTTCCTTAGGTTACTCGGGTTCATTTGTAACCCTTCTCGGGATCAGGCTTTTAGGCAGTGATAAATGTCAAGAGCAAACTAAACGGCCCAGGACATTTTTAAACAAGGCAGCTGTTCTTGGCTCTGCTCTGCTCATCTCAGTTGGACACCCGTTAatcaaaagcattttcaaacATGCTAATCATCTGCTTGTTTTACTCATTTCCTACTTACACCATACAATACTTACCCCAGAAATGTAGCAAATGTCAGTTTATTAatccttttaaaaatgtgaccAATCATTGTGGTAAATCAAGCCCCACCACCCCTCCCAGCAACTGCTGCTCGAAGGGATTCGTTTCTTTAGCCTCCTCATCCCATTCTTTCTTGCCTTCACTAAAATGAGATTTCCCTCTACCTTCCTATCTTGTGTCAAGTTAGAATAGAGCATGCAGTCTTGCAACATTTCAACTTCATAATGGGAGAGGGAGAAAGCTGGAAATGGAGACACAACAATGAGAACCCATTTTAAATACACTGCAAGACCAGATCACCACAGATTAAGAGAAGG of Centropristis striata isolate RG_2023a ecotype Rhode Island chromosome 12, C.striata_1.0, whole genome shotgun sequence contains these proteins:
- the pcdh11 gene encoding protocadherin-11 X-linked isoform X2 encodes the protein MDLASQAHALVVLLTCVVLLCRAQERDYTVKEEQPENVRIGNLRKDLDLNLDPSIRLSSPLQFKPVYKTGDVPLVRVEANTGEIFTTNHRIDREKLCSGVFAEKRCYYEIEVAVLPDEIFRLVKIRFLIEDVNDNAPLFQSTVINISIPENTAINTRYPVPSAFDPDVGINGIQHYELVKSVSEFGLDIIETPEGDKWPQLIVQQNLDREQKDTFVMKIKVEDGGNPPKSSTAILQVTISDVNDNRPVFKDSELEVTVPENAPMGTSVAQLHASDADLGSNAQIHFAFSNQISASTKRHFAIDSSTGLITVKQPLDREVTPVHKLIVLASDGSSTPSRATVIVNVTDVNDNVPSIDTRYIINLVNGTVLLSENAPLNTKIALITVTDKDADLYGKVACYTDHDVPFRLKPVFNDQFLLETAAPLDYETTREYAIKIVASDRGTPPLNTSAMVLIKIKDENDNAPIFPQPEIQLSIPENNDPSTQLIKISATDADSGHNAEIIYTLGPDAPDGFNIDRRSGILSVGKRLDREKQERYSFTVIARDNGSTSLQSNVTVRLIVQDLNDNSPAFTHPEYNFYVPENLPLFGTVGLITVTDADAGDNAIITLSVLNGKDNFIIDPQTGVIKPNITFDREQQSSYTFMVKAVDGGQPPSSSYAKVTINVVDVNDNRPVFVIPSSNYSYDLVRTTTTPGAVVTRVFAIDNDTGMNAELQYSIISSIIITSRVSPRGLFAIDKTTGNITLQEKIVAADQGLHRLVVKVKDLGQPESLHAIALIHLFVNDTVSNATFIQEQLRKSMETPLDRNIGDSEVTPQANGYVIVVIAIIAGTMTVILVIFVTALVRCRQTPRHKVVQKGKQSGEWVSPNQDNRQIKKKKKRKKRSPKSLLLNFVTIDESKPDDPTHEHVNGTLDLPVELEEQTMGKYNWATTPTTFKPDSPDLAKHYKSASPQPTFQIKPETPVAPKKHHVIQELPLDNTFVVGCDSLSKCSSTSSDPYSVSECSCQGGFKTAGQITTRQETALKPPHYGTLCGTGTARSHRIKINL
- the pcdh11 gene encoding protocadherin-11 X-linked isoform X1, translated to MDLASQAHALVVLLTCVVLLCRAQERDYTVKEEQPENVRIGNLRKDLDLNLDPSIRLSSPLQFKPVYKTGDVPLVRVEANTGEIFTTNHRIDREKLCSGVFAEKRCYYEIEVAVLPDEIFRLVKIRFLIEDVNDNAPLFQSTVINISIPENTAINTRYPVPSAFDPDVGINGIQHYELVKSVSEFGLDIIETPEGDKWPQLIVQQNLDREQKDTFVMKIKVEDGGNPPKSSTAILQVTISDVNDNRPVFKDSELEVTVPENAPMGTSVAQLHASDADLGSNAQIHFAFSNQISASTKRHFAIDSSTGLITVKQPLDREVTPVHKLIVLASDGSSTPSRATVIVNVTDVNDNVPSIDTRYIINLVNGTVLLSENAPLNTKIALITVTDKDADLYGKVACYTDHDVPFRLKPVFNDQFLLETAAPLDYETTREYAIKIVASDRGTPPLNTSAMVLIKIKDENDNAPIFPQPEIQLSIPENNDPSTQLIKISATDADSGHNAEIIYTLGPDAPDGFNIDRRSGILSVGKRLDREKQERYSFTVIARDNGSTSLQSNVTVRLIVQDLNDNSPAFTHPEYNFYVPENLPLFGTVGLITVTDADAGDNAIITLSVLNGKDNFIIDPQTGVIKPNITFDREQQSSYTFMVKAVDGGQPPSSSYAKVTINVVDVNDNRPVFVIPSSNYSYDLVRTTTTPGAVVTRVFAIDNDTGMNAELQYSIISSIIITSRVSPRGLFAIDKTTGNITLQEKIVAADQGLHRLVVKVKDLGQPESLHAIALIHLFVNDTVSNATFIQEQLRKSMETPLDRNIGDSEVTPQANGYVIVVIAIIAGTMTVILVIFVTALVRCRQTPRHKVVQKGKQSGEWVSPNQDNRQIKKKKKRKKRSPKSLLLNFVTIDESKPDDPTHEHVNGTLDLPVELEEQTMGKYNWATTPTTFKPDSPDLAKHYKSASPQPTFQIKPETPVAPKKHHVIQELPLDNTFVVGCDSLSKCSSTSSDPYSVSECSCQGGFKTAGQITTRQNLSQTPEKSFNSPPPICPHKEACQLGKITSVNTQRRVTFHLPDGSQESCSDSGLGDPEPSSTASTTQPLPLSFPQEEYYEQTSPNSRTEGDGNSDPESTIEVNLQKALAEASETCTQECLILGHSDSCWMPPALAQFQSPGSNSPTSVPITTAVTGTMPSFGFQQSCTRGAKANLISMGVMDGRHTLGRSVPKKDDLDKGITRPQFYNTLDRHCSKKEDPIKVIPLASFSSPQETSTGGGSGSFLHEHQL
- the pcdh11 gene encoding protocadherin-11 X-linked isoform X3 — its product is MDLASQAHALVVLLTCVVLLCRAQERDYTVKEEQPENVRIGNLRKDLDLNLDPSIRLSSPLQFKPVYKTGDVPLVRVEANTGEIFTTNHRIDREKLCSGVFAEKRCYYEIEVAVLPDEIFRLVKIRFLIEDVNDNAPLFQSTVINISIPENTAINTRYPVPSAFDPDVGINGIQHYELVKSVSEFGLDIIETPEGDKWPQLIVQQNLDREQKDTFVMKIKVEDGGNPPKSSTAILQVTISDVNDNRPVFKDSELEVTVPENAPMGTSVAQLHASDADLGSNAQIHFAFSNQISASTKRHFAIDSSTGLITVKQPLDREVTPVHKLIVLASDGSSTPSRATVIVNVTDVNDNVPSIDTRYIINLVNGTVLLSENAPLNTKIALITVTDKDADLYGKVACYTDHDVPFRLKPVFNDQFLLETAAPLDYETTREYAIKIVASDRGTPPLNTSAMVLIKIKDENDNAPIFPQPEIQLSIPENNDPSTQLIKISATDADSGHNAEIIYTLGPDAPDGFNIDRRSGILSVGKRLDREKQERYSFTVIARDNGSTSLQSNVTVRLIVQDLNDNSPAFTHPEYNFYVPENLPLFGTVGLITVTDADAGDNAIITLSVLNGKDNFIIDPQTGVIKPNITFDREQQSSYTFMVKAVDGGQPPSSSYAKVTINVVDVNDNRPVFVIPSSNYSYDLVRTTTTPGAVVTRVFAIDNDTGMNAELQYSIISSIIITSRVSPRGLFAIDKTTGNITLQEKIVAADQGLHRLVVKVKDLGQPESLHAIALIHLFVNDTVSNATFIQEQLRKSMETPLDRNIGDSEVTPQANGYVIVVIAIIAGTMTVILVIFVTALVRCRQTPRHKVVQKGKQSGEWVSPNQDNRQIKKKKKRKKRSPKSLLLNFVTIDESKPDDPTHEHVNGTLDLPVELEEQTMGKYNWATTPTTFKPDSPDLAKHYKSASPQPTFQIKPETPVAPKKHHVIQELPLDNTFVVGCDSLSKCSSTSSDPYSVSECSCQGGFKTAGQITTRQNLSQTPEKSFNSPPPICPHKPSR